In the Vulpes vulpes isolate BD-2025 chromosome 12, VulVul3, whole genome shotgun sequence genome, taaatcttgaacaTAAAAGTATATATTAGCAAGTCATTCATCAACTAAACAATCCATGAGCACTAACTATGTGCCTAGGTCAGAAGCCATGGTGGTTCAGGACCGAATCAGGATCGAGTTCTCTAGGAGCTTGCTGGATAGGGAAGCCATGCATGATATATAGTATGGACAGTCATTGTCCATAAAGCAAGGCAATTTAAAATGATCTGAGGTTCTAGAAAGGGAAACCTTTACTTAGATGATCTGGATAGCTGATGGAAAAATCACTGAAGATATTCAGCCAGAAGCATGTCAAATGCTTAAATGTATGGTTTGACTACAGCTTTGGTAATGATTACCCcccaaagcaaaacaagaaatgATTCAAGGTGTTAGATtacatttctccttttaaatttcaCTATTAATATATGTTTAGGGCCTTGTTAAAAGAAGCCAAATATAGATGTCCACCTTGAACAACTATCTACCACGACCCTCCACCCCTTATCTTTCATTGGTCCATCTCACTTCTCCCCAGAGGTAACCTACCATTACAAACCACCATTTAGTCAATACACTACTAATCAATCATGCAGATTTATAGGTCACTTATGTATACTTACAATAATAAACGTATGTGACCTCAGGGACTTCTAGGAAAGGTGTGTCTCCTGGAGAATGATATGAAAGGGTGAGGTACCTCTTCTAGGTTTACAAAGAACCGAACTGCCATTTATTCTCTGTAAGGCTTTATGAGATTCAGTGATGATGCATGTTTCTTCATTTACGCTCTGGTTTCAGgatgaattaaaaacatttttgaaagctGCCGGATGCAAACTTGTGGTGGTTGAATTTTCAGCGAAATGGTGTGGTCCTTGCCAAAGGATATATCCTCTTGTTCATGTAAGTATCACCTGTATATATATCCCAGCTTTAGAAGGAATTTTAAATCCCCTAATAATTTTCTCAGTCAGTCGTAAAAGTTTGCACTTGTGAGTCATATGGAATCATGGTTTTTTGAAGCATCCTGATTTCCAGATGATAATCTATCAAGATCTAATTAGATCATTAGTATCCACACAAGAAGACTAATACTACTTGCCTACGGATAATTCTGCAAGGAGCATCAAGATGTGCAAAACGATACAATTGTACAAATGAATggattattcataataataacatCTTACCAAAGTTTCAGAGTTCAGAACTTCCAAATATTGGTTTATAGAAAAATGTGATACTTGTTTTTAACTATaacataaaagaataaacttCTCCCATCCTTCAACCCTATTATCAGAACTGAGGTCTTACAtattctttcatgtcttttctactttataaaatattttagtaaaatatgcTGCCTAGTTGTAATCGTATAAttatatttgggtcttttttccaCGTACAcaattgtttgtgtttttgttgagTCTCcagattataattttaatatctctACAATGTTTCATCTAGTTAATTTCCTTATTGCCCCATTTAAAAGTTTTcactattttacttatttttggtaTCATATGTCACAGAAAGAACCTCAGGGCAGTTTCATTTCTCCTTATAATGCAGAAGTTTCACACTTATGGTCAATTTTGGGAAATCTATTTCTTCAAAGTTAAAGAAGTTTTGATTTCTCTATACAACCAAAAATACTCTGAGTTCTTTTCAGCAAGGTTTCTAGCATTTTGACTTGAACTCTTGAATCTACCTGAATTCATTCTAACCACAGTCACAAGCTTTGatattgaattaaaaacaaacccataTCCAAGTACAGAAATTGGCTACATGACATCTCAACATCCATTCTACGCCTAAAACTCTTGGAATATCcagaagaaacattttattatctcacaggCCCCTTTATTCTGATACTCAaaacttgaagaaagaaaagtattcgAGGTTCGGCTTCCAGAGTATAAATATATTCACACGCCACAGTCAAAGCTGATCAAATTCCAACAGCCAACATGCAACATTTTTAGACAGTGCAATGAAATCTAAGGCTTACTAACTCCTCCCTTCATACCTTTGCCCTGCCATTGTTCTGTAGAGGCTCCTGCAGGTCTTCCTACACCTATTCTCACCTTGGTAGGTACAGTTAGCCCTTTGGAGACAAACCTCCCCAAATGATCCTAATTTGaatgtgccatctgtttcctatTGGAATCCAGATTAAtgcaaatacagttttaaaataaattttggtacATCCTTACTGAAATACTATCCAGATGTTAAAAAGAATCAAGTAGACCCATATGGAATGGTGGCATTGTCTCCAAGACAATGTAGTATTAAGTAAAAAGAGTATAacatagaaaaatgtatatagtatggtcccatttatataaaacagacacatacatgtatgtatatacatatacaaacacacatatatgtagaGAAAGGGGGAACAGAGGATGCATAtcaaagaagctttttttttttcagtgaaaggGTATTAAATTtggattcctttatttttctcatgctgTTTGAGCTTTTGCATGATAATGTATCCAAGTACCATATGTGTAATTTTTTGAAACTGCCTGTACATAAGGGGGTGGAGAAAAGGCTTTATTTACTCTAGGTCACTTTATTAGTCAGATATCAAAGCAGGCAACAGAAAGcaaattaaacagaaaagaattttaatacaAGGAATTGATCGCTTATAAAATTATTGGAAGACTAAATGAATAGGTTCTATGCATGACTGTCTCAAGACACCACAGAACCACCTTTGGGGATCCTCCTTTTACCTCCCccacccaggaaaaaaaaaacaaacaaactgataaCAGAGCAACAGCAGGTCGGAATGAGAACTGCAATCAGGAGGCTCCTGCTGCCACAAGTGCCTCTGGACATCTGGGAAGCTAATGTCTTGACACCAGAGCCAGAGTCTGGCTTCTGCTGCTGCCTTCAGCACAACCACTTCCATTGATTTCCAGCAGGAACATCCAAAGGCAAGAAGAAAGTGGCTGCTGTCTCATTTCTGCCTTCCGTGTCTCTCCTGCATGTATCTTGTGGGTAAAACCAAGTTGCATCCAGAACTCTAGCTACAAGGGAGTCCAAGGAATCTCTACCTCTTTTCCTTTCAAGGCTCTGCAGGAAAGTGGAATGGAAGTTAGCCAACTAAACTTCTGTCAAGGACAAGACAGTCAATGATTTCAGGTTTGTGGCCCAGTGGTCTTCTGTGATAACTACTTGGCTTCACTGTTGTAGTGCAGAAGCATCCAGTGGCAATGAGCAAATCAACAGGCAAACCGTGTTCTGATCAAATTTAATTTACAAGACCATGTGGGGACCTGGATTTGTTCGACATGGTGCAGTTTGCTGACCATGGGCTAAGAAGATCACCAGGCATAGAACCCTGAAAAGAACATTTCTGGGAAAGGAGAAGTCATAAATTTGTTAAGAAATTGCATGGTATGATCAGGGGAAGGCAAACAGTCTGTGAGGCTGACTTACAGGGCACATGGTGGGAGTGGTGACACATGAGCTTCAAAAGGAAAGTTGAGGCCAAATCAAGAAGGACTTCATGTTATAATTTAGTGAGTTGCTGTAGATAGTCCAAAcggaaaaattttttaagggtTTTGTCATGGTCAAAGGGAGgttttagagaatatttttagcCATGCTGTATAAAAATGGGTTAGAAAGACTGAAGGCAGGAAACCCAAGGTGACAACAATCTCAATGATAGGTTTTCCAAAACTAGGACAGtggttttggagaaaaaaaggaaggatcaAATTCAGGAGCTATTTTAGCGTTAAGACCAATAGAATAGGTAACTAAATGGTAGCCAACTACTTATGAGGAAGAACAGAGCAGAAGGAAGAGTTcttaggggaggggagggggtcctAGGGGGATGGAATGGGATAATGAGGAAACACAATGTCCATAGGGGAACCCCGGCCTAGCAAAGAACCCATATGTCTTCCATGTATATGTACCACTTGATGCGAAAATGGCAACTGCCATTTCCTGTCCATTTTCCAACAGACTTGCCAGCCTCTCAAAACTTCATAAATACAATTAGATGTCCACATCAGTCAAACTCATTCCTACAACTTCTACTGGGGAACATCCGTATTTCTTCAAACCCAAAAAGTACAAATCAATTGCCCTGGAGTTCATGGGTGATACCATTTTCCTGCCAGACATAGGGATGCCACTGACCAAAATCAGCTTCTTTTCTGtgtgaaaaatattctgaaaaggcttttgggttttcccCCAAGAGAAACTCTAAGAGAAAACTCTAGAGTTTTCTAGAGAGTTTTCCCCCATTTTTACAACCTTGATGAGCCACTGAAGAAAGAACTTCCACTTTTGTCACGATCCATGAACAACTGGAAAGCATCTCTACAACCGAACTCTGCACATAGCCACCTCATCACCCCATCCCatgcttctccctgcttctccatgGGAGCAGCTCCCAGAGCCAGCTCCATCTGTTCCTGTCTCCACTTGTCTCTGGACACCTCATCCCCTCAGAAAGAGATCCCATTTGAAATAGGTCACCGGAAATGCTTGAGATATGATGTTAAAGCAAACAAATCAAGAAGCTAGTTAGTGTCCTTAAAGTATGAGCACAACTGtctgaaaaaaaaaccccaagagcTGACATCCACAGGCTGCTGCCGCTGCATCCACTACTCCCAGACCCGTTACCAACATCTTTGTCACCACTGCTGCCAAAGATGCTTTCAGAACCAAacagaagcagaagagagttgcttctttcctcctcctactGTCTGTTTTCCTACAAATGCTTCCCATTAGCAGAACCTACATGGAAGACAGCTGGCAGAGGATCCTGGAAAGTGCAGTTTCAATACGTAGTAGAACGCGGAAGATGtcaatagaagcaaaaaaaaagcaGCGAGGCCGAGGGTTTACACACATATTTTGTATCACCTTAGTCCTCTTAAGGAGTCTCTCAAAAAGCCTGGCAAGAGATGAAGGTAAAAGCAGAGTTTGGGTATTTGGTTCAGAGATCTGTGTTTTGAAGACCCCTGAAGGCAGCCCCTGACCTCTGGCCACTCCAGGACAAAGCTACCATCTGTCCCTTCACCCTGCAGAGTAAATCTGGACCCACCACATATATGacattatttctttgctttctgtcCTTTCCCAGCTTTGAAACTCTGGTTCTTGAGACTCTGGTTTAGACTCCACTGGTCCTTGCTTGACCTTGGTATCATCCCACATTTGACTTTGATGCTTCAGGTCCTAGGCAGTAGTGAAATGCCAGAGTGATGCTTAGCTCTCTTGAACAACCTTTTTGttcattgtttgtttttgccaaaaGACATGTGTGTAATCCTAACGTGGGATTTAGTATTAATGCTAGGCTAATAggaaatttttattcctttattttgaaGGCAATGTCGCTGAAATACCAAAATGTAATGTTTGCTAATGTGGATGTGGATGCTTCTCAGGTAAGAATCATAAATCCTTCCATGAGGATACATAAAACCCCAAATGCATGTCATTGACAGCACTGCCTCGGTGATTATATAATCTATTTCAAGTCTAGTggaatttcatgatttttttcctgctaaattGCAGTAAACTTTCTCATCATGtccttgtatattttgtattaattttaaaaacaaaaaatccccagCAAGAATGTGACTCTCTTGCTGCCCCCATCCCCTCCCGTACTATGGCAGACTTCACCACTCAATCCTAACATTTTCTCCACTTGCCCTGGGCTCAGCAGAATTGCTCTATGCAGACAATACCAGTTGGGTGATGTTGGGCTCAAGATGAAAAGTGTTTTTTCACCCTTGCagtaagtttttaatccatttctaaAACCTAACCGAATGCaatacagacattttaatttACCTTGCTTTCCTCTTGCTATACCTTATgctttttgtgagtttttttaaaCACCACAAGGAATTCCAAGAAATCCTTCCCTCATGACCCTCCCTAGAAACCTTCTTTCCACAACCCCCGCAAAAATAATCAACCTCATGTCCTCAGTCAAAATGTGCCTTATTGGATTGAATCTGACttttagaatacaaaaaaaaaaaaatcctgttattcacccatctttttctttaatagttttGTAACTTCTTATCACCTCTATaaaccttagtttcttcatctataaaacagggcaagtaatatttaacaaaatataaaatgagctaAAATACATAAGATGCATGACATAGTGTCCAGCACATAATAGAAGTTTCATGTCTCCATTTCCATCAAGCTTCATCAAAGTGAGACAGTGTTGAATTGCCTTTTAAGCTGAACCATTCAGAATTCAGAACACAGAAAAGCTGTGCATTCAGAATATACTAGAATCATTatctctttgtcctttttttttttatattcagagttgtgcaacaaTCACtgtaatgaattttatttcaaaacaaaacacccctCTTTGGGAGTTCTAATGGCCACTCCCAGTTCCTTCTATCCCAACTCTGGGCAACCACAAGTCATGTTCTGtctatagatttgcttattctgaacatttcatataaatggaatcattataTAGGTGGTCAtttgtgactagcttctttcacttagcctaagTTTTCAAGGTTTTCAAGGTTCCCCATGTAATAGCAGgcatcattttattcctttttatggctgaataatattccattgtatggcttcACCACCTTTTATTTAGCCATTCaactgttgatggacacttgggttgtttgcACCTTTGGAGTTTTATGGGTAATACTGgcataaacatgtatatatattttttcatttcccttgagtACTTATCTAGCAGTGGAACTGTTGAGTTATAttgtaactctatgtttaacttttggaggaattGGCAAAATGTTTGCTAATGTGGCTACACCATTTTGTatttctaccagcaatgtgtgagggttctgatttctccacatcctcaccaacacatgtTATTGTCTGCCTTTTTGACTAGAGCTCTTTTCCTTTGAAGGTGGAACAAAATGCCCACTTTTCtttaacaataatttatttattttagttaccATTGCTGTGGTCgtgaaaattataatttaatgtttGTGCACGTTATAGGTGGCAGGGGAGAGATTCACTCCATGAAATGATAGGTATATTACAGAGAAAAGTCCAGTTCTGTTGATCATGTGGGTGGCTAATTTTCTTTTGACTcttgaacaaaataaacaaaaactggcATTTGAAAGCATATTGTAGTGGATTAAAACAATTGGAATCCTGacatattttcttgtcttttggttCATCTTTCAGAAAGATATGGACAGTGGAGGAGGGAGTagggtttaaaagaaaaagacatgtaAGCCTTACTTAAAATGCAagaccagggcagcctgggtggctcagtggtttactgccgccttcagcccagggtgtgattctggagacccaggatcaagtcccatgtcaggctccctgcatgaagcctgtttatgtctctgcctctctgcctctctgcctctgtgtgtgtgtgtgtgtgtgtgtgtgtgtgtgtgtcttatgaatgaataaataaaatctttaaaaaaaaaaaaagcaagactagTGTATTACCCCATGTCTCAAGTGTGCCTTATAGAGATGTCTTTATACTTCCTTATTTTTGCAATGTGCTGTTTCCATATTGAGTCCCACTGGGGTCCCTCTGCAATCTTTTCACAAGTTCATTTAAATAGAGCTCATTTAGTCCTTCAGCATCTGTTCTATTTGGCCTCCATCTCTCAGCCCTCTCCTAGGGCTCTGGGTTGAGAAAGCTCAGGAATGCGGAGAGCAACCATTTTCTATTGTAACATTCCTGGAGGCTTTGACATTCCTTGGCAGGAGAATCTGTAAAGTGTTAGCTGTCCCTGGGCTTCCAGACATGCCTCCTGAGAAGTCACCAGGTTCTGGGCTCGGTGTAGAGAGAGGATACCAA is a window encoding:
- the TXNDC8 gene encoding thioredoxin domain-containing protein 8 isoform X2, which produces MVQIIKDMDELKTFLKAAGCKLVVVEFSAKWCGPCQRIYPLVHAMSLKYQNVMFANVDVDASQELAQIYRVKAVPTFQMFKQTQKIFEFCGADAQKLEAKIQELM